A region from the Variovorax sp. V93 genome encodes:
- a CDS encoding VOC family protein produces the protein MTLKRMDNVLVVVDDLEATKAFFIELGLKLEGETTVEGPLIGQLIGLKDVRATLAMLRTPDGQGIELDKFHTPGAIRFGPVDPPVNTLGIRRIMFAVDDIDAMVARMRAHGAEIIGEMQYEESYRLAYIRGPEGIIVGLAEQLGGGAPGASSHRQDP, from the coding sequence ATGACGCTCAAACGCATGGACAACGTTCTTGTCGTTGTCGACGACCTTGAGGCGACCAAGGCGTTCTTCATCGAACTGGGCCTCAAGCTCGAGGGCGAAACGACGGTGGAAGGGCCTTTGATCGGACAACTGATCGGGCTCAAGGATGTCCGCGCCACCCTGGCGATGTTGCGGACGCCCGATGGACAGGGCATCGAGCTGGACAAGTTCCACACGCCCGGCGCGATCAGGTTTGGTCCGGTGGACCCGCCGGTGAACACGCTGGGCATCCGCCGCATCATGTTCGCCGTCGATGACATCGACGCCATGGTCGCGCGCATGCGCGCCCACGGGGCCGAGATCATTGGCGAGATGCAGTACGAGGAAAGCTACCGCCTCGCCTACATCCGCGGGCCCGAGGGCATCATCGTCGGGCTTGCCGAGCAGCTCGGGGGAGGCGCGCCCGGCGCATCGAGCCATCGGCAAGATCCCTAA
- a CDS encoding nucleotidyltransferase family protein, with protein sequence MVAASDELMAALRAVRSLGLRSWCIGAGAIRSLVWDTLHGFERRSAAEDLDVVYFDAEAGPEHDANLEARLRSTMPGFHWEVTNQAGVHRWLAAALGQVVPPLASLEEGVATWPEFATCVGVWLNEDESLGVVAPHGLDDLFELRVRHNPLRASAATYRQRVEAKRFGERWPRLSVEWPPTRAPH encoded by the coding sequence ATGGTGGCCGCATCGGACGAGTTGATGGCCGCACTGCGGGCCGTGCGCTCGCTCGGACTGCGGTCCTGGTGCATTGGCGCCGGCGCCATCCGGTCCCTGGTGTGGGACACGCTTCACGGCTTCGAACGGCGCTCGGCCGCCGAAGACCTGGATGTCGTCTACTTCGACGCGGAGGCTGGTCCGGAGCACGATGCCAACCTCGAGGCCCGGCTTCGTTCGACCATGCCGGGCTTTCACTGGGAGGTGACGAACCAGGCGGGCGTGCACCGCTGGCTTGCCGCCGCCCTCGGCCAGGTGGTGCCCCCCCTTGCATCCTTGGAAGAAGGCGTTGCGACCTGGCCGGAATTTGCAACCTGCGTCGGCGTCTGGCTGAACGAGGATGAATCGCTGGGCGTGGTCGCGCCGCATGGACTCGATGACCTGTTCGAGCTGCGCGTCCGGCACAACCCCCTGCGGGCGAGTGCTGCAACCTACCGGCAGCGGGTTGAGGCGAAACGGTTCGGCGAGCGGTGGCCGCGGCTTTCGGTCGAATGGCCTCCAACTCGCGCTCCACACTGA
- the cheZ gene encoding protein phosphatase CheZ, which produces MTHAALEPAEHGNTAEELLGRIGQLTRQLREGLRELGLDKQVAKAAQAIPDARDRLGYIASMTERAAHRALNAIDLAQPLQEDLASNAKGLSRRWDEWFANPVELDHARQLVMDTRGYLQDVPQKAGAINTQLIEILMAQDFQDLTGQVIKKMMEVVNDVETQLLQVLIDNSHLDKHAEKRHEAEASSLQNGPQVVPGNPEAVTGQAQVDDLLESLGF; this is translated from the coding sequence ATGACACACGCAGCGCTCGAACCCGCGGAGCACGGGAACACGGCCGAAGAGTTGCTCGGGCGCATCGGGCAGCTGACCCGGCAGTTGCGCGAGGGCCTGCGCGAGCTGGGCCTGGACAAGCAGGTTGCCAAGGCCGCGCAAGCCATTCCCGATGCGCGCGACCGCCTGGGCTACATCGCCTCCATGACCGAGCGGGCGGCGCACCGCGCGCTCAACGCCATCGACCTGGCGCAGCCGCTGCAGGAAGACCTTGCCAGCAATGCCAAGGGGCTGAGCCGGCGCTGGGACGAATGGTTCGCCAACCCGGTCGAGCTGGACCATGCGCGCCAGCTCGTGATGGATACGCGGGGCTACCTGCAGGACGTGCCGCAGAAGGCCGGGGCCATCAACACGCAGCTGATCGAGATCCTGATGGCGCAGGACTTCCAGGACCTCACGGGCCAGGTCATCAAGAAGATGATGGAAGTGGTCAACGACGTCGAGACCCAGCTGCTGCAGGTGCTGATCGACAACTCGCATCTCGACAAGCACGCCGAGAAACGCCACGAGGCCGAAGCCAGCAGCCTGCAGAACGGCCCGCAGGTGGTGCCGGGCAACCCGGAGGCCGTGACGGGCCAGGCGCAGGTGGACGACCTGCTGGAGAGCCTCGGGTTCTGA
- the cheY gene encoding chemotaxis response regulator CheY, whose product MDKSIKILVVDDFPTMRRIVRNLLKELEFLNVDEAEDGAAGIEKLRGGNFGFVVSDWNMPNMDGLTMLQTIRADPELAKLPVLMVTAEAKKENIIAAAQAGANGYVVKPFTAATLEEKITKIFEKLQKEAA is encoded by the coding sequence ATTGACAAGAGCATCAAAATTTTGGTCGTGGACGACTTCCCGACCATGCGGCGCATCGTGCGCAACCTGTTGAAGGAACTCGAGTTCCTCAACGTCGACGAGGCCGAGGACGGCGCGGCCGGCATCGAGAAGCTGCGCGGCGGCAACTTCGGCTTCGTGGTGTCGGACTGGAACATGCCCAACATGGACGGCCTCACCATGCTGCAGACCATCCGCGCCGACCCCGAACTGGCCAAACTGCCGGTGCTGATGGTCACGGCCGAGGCCAAGAAGGAAAACATCATCGCGGCCGCGCAGGCCGGCGCCAACGGCTACGTGGTCAAGCCCTTCACGGCGGCCACGCTCGAGGAAAAGATCACCAAGATCTTCGAGAAGCTCCAGAAAGAGGCGGCCTGA